The following coding sequences are from one Aethina tumida isolate Nest 87 chromosome 2, icAetTumi1.1, whole genome shotgun sequence window:
- the LOC109604047 gene encoding alanyl-tRNA editing protein Aarsd1 yields the protein MVFKCQEDSFLKEFVSKVVSCKETEICLNEGGKKVNKPGYEVILEDTIIFPEGGGQPSDHGFLNEIPVKQVIRREDIAIHLTESPLNVGDTVKQTIDWERRFDHMQQHSGQHLISAVLEKKYKHPTISWWLGEDVSYVELESTSIPPEEIKDAEKYLNKLIRDGLKVTVQVYGENISEEELKEARSVRGLPTDHKGDIRVINIDGVDTNMCCGTHVTNLSQLQVIKLLHTEKKKGRIILYFLVGNRVLNRLAASLDREQQITALLKGGPNEHVGLIDKLQKNVKTQSKNLQSVLKDMATFMANQLNETLPIPEYFIYHRSGAEPDFMNHFIRELDRTDIFLFLSVGDDKKDGNILLYGIEEDVQALGDKLSDILGGKGARKGNRYQAKVTKMANRSKAEDCVVNYFKPQS from the exons atggTGTTTAAGTGTCAGGAAGACTCTTTTTTAAAAGAG TTTGTGTCCAAAGTCGTTTCGTGCAAAGAGACCGAAATATGTCTAAACGAAGGAggaaaaaaagtaaacaaaccGGGATATGAAGTTATTCTTGAAGATACCATAATTTTTCCTGAGGGAGGCGGACAG cctTCTGATCATGGTTTCCTGAATGAGATACCAGTAAAGCAAGTAATTCGAAGGGAGGACATTGCTATACATCTTACAGAGAGCCCATTAAATGTTGGTGATACAGTTAAGCAAACAATCGATTGGGAAAGGAGGTTTGACCATATGCAGCAACACTCTGGTCAACATCTTATTTCAGcagttttggaaaaaaaatataaacatccCACTATATCATGGTGGCTTGGTGAAGATGTGTCATATGTTGAATTGG aatCCACTTCTATTCCTccagaagaaataaaagacGCCGAAAAGTACTTAAACAAACTTATTAGAGATGGTTTGAAAGTAACAGTTCAAGTTTATGgtgaaaatatttctgaagAAGAACTTAAAGAG gctAGAAGTGTTAGAGGATTACCAACAGATCATAAAGGTGACATAagagtaataaatattgatggaGTTGACACTAATATGTGCTGTGGGACACATGTTACTAACTTAAGCCAGCTTCAAGTAATTAAGCTGTTGCATacagaaaagaaaaaaggaaggatcatattatattttctagttGGAAACAGAGTTTTAAACAGGCTTGCAGCTTCATTGGATAGGGAACAACAAATAACTGCACTgttgaa GGGTGGACCAAATGAACATGTTGGTTTGATTGATAAGCTgcagaaaaatgttaaaacacaaTCCAAAAATTTGCAAAGTGTATTGAAAGATATGGCTACTTTTATGGCTAACCAACTGAATGAAACACTTCCAATaccagaatattttatataccacAGATCTGGTGCAGAGcctgattttatgaatcaTTTTATCAGGGAGCTGGACAGGACagatattttcttattcttgTCAGTTGGTGATGACAAAAAAGATGGGAACATTCTCTTATATGGTATTGAGGAAGATGTTCAAGCTCTTGGTGACAA atTATCTGACATTCTTGGAGGCAAAGGTGCACGAAAAGGAAACAGATATCAAGCCAAAGTTACTAAAATGGCTAACAGATCTAAAGCAGAAGATTGTGTTGTTAACTATTTTAAGCCACAGTCTTAA
- the LOC109604060 gene encoding translocon-associated protein subunit alpha, translating to MKKFFLLALLVLPAVIFTFENGNKMLSYAEEDPLEDEADVEGEAEVEEVAGAEDEDEDDSKTNASPDADTTLLFVKPIHIGASQLEIPAGSPVEFLVGFRNKGKNPFVVDSLEASFRYPMDFNFYIQNFSAIGYNKIVSPEQEATLHYSFIPSESFAGRPFGLNINLAYHDSTGNSFQEAVFNETVQIIELEEGLDGETFFLYVFLAALVVLFLVIGQQTLLSVGKKRTSPRKQAPIETGTNNPNNVDYDWLPKQTLASLNKEKLQKSPKSPKQSPRQRKVKRSTGSE from the exons ATGAAGAAATTCTTTCTTTTGGCCCTATTGGTCTTACCAGCTGTGATATTTACCTTCGAAAATG GCAATAAGATGTTATCATATGCTGAGGAAGATCCCTTAGAAGATGAAGCAGATGTTGAAGGAGAAGCTGAAGTTGAAGAAGTTGCTGGAGCTGAAGATGAGGACGAAGATGATAGTAAAACAAACGCTTCACCAGATGCAGACACGACGTTATTATTTGTCAAGCCAATTCATATTGGAGCTTCTCAATTAG aaattcCTGCTGGCTCTCCAGTTGAGTTTCTGGTAGGTTTCCGCAACAAAGGCAAGAACCCCTTTGTGGTAGACTCCTTGGAAGCCTCATTCAGGTACCCCATGGATTTCAACTTCTACATTCAGAACTTCTCTGCAATTGGCTATAACAAAATTGTATCTCCTGAACAAGAAGCTACTCTGCACTACAGTTTCATCCCATCTGAGTCCTTTGCTGGAAGGCCTTTTGGTTTGAACATCAACTTGGCATACCACGATTCTACTGGCAACTCCTTCCAAGAGGCTGTGTTTAATGAGACTGTCCAAATCATTGAGCTGGAAGAAG gtCTTGATGGAGAAACTTTCTTCCTGTACGTATTCCTCGCCGCATTGGTTGTTCTGTTCTTGGTGATTGGGCAACAAACTCTGCTGTCTGTCGGTAAGAAGCGTACCAGCCCTCGCAAACAGGCACCAATTGAGACCGGAACTAACAACCCCAACAACGTCGATTATGATTGGCTTCCAAAACAAACATTGGCCAGTTTGAACAAGGAGAAACTCCAAAAATCGCCAAAGTCTCCAAAACAAAGTCCTAGACAACGTAAAGTGAAACGTTCTACGGGTTCAGAATAA
- the LOC109604058 gene encoding uncharacterized protein LOC109604058, which yields MSGVLFVICIPSSDHELTLLRKKKRKVTIGCPETVHYDRNSSSNFLHYVSPVRQAASPSNKKKQHKSMEKILENVISQQAINNATWCRGNNTFIQVTFSVESNEDCDKILKELQEHGIGKKFNSVVSVIPCTVHFHSSPNNTDPENEESCSESYKEHTTAWNRFVSSVRSRLAVAHVVENVKHHAALTFDFICLILISTTMCAIGLTENSNVYLMSSVLICPMMGPVMATTFGSVIQDRGLQKIGVQNELLGLGIAMIVGFCYGSVICIITDKYGTQGWPTYEMISRGELRSLWVGCLIALISGAAVALGILSDNIASLVGVAISTSLMPPAVNAGLLWSMASVYYIKGDESTRYSSLSFISQYSDNKALELLALAGVSVCFTIVNIVCIYLAGILVFKIKEVAPIASRDHHRRRFWNHDIKIARDFNKIDCQDSQHLYDTLYKANLNENDCLCHSTDLAHENFKINIKRPEYTWSPCMPITKRQSKDFWENRTGPVRFKNTPKYRRLSQIFNQNNADSDKFNISSQTNEKTPLLGDGGECSSRSKSFLTKTKEFIVTPCDEGALNV from the exons ATGTCTGGTGTGTTGTTCGTAATTTGCATCCCATCAAGCGATCACGAATTAACTTTGTTAAGAAAAAAGAAACGAAAAGTAACTATAGGTTGTCCCGAAACTGTGCATTACGATCGTAACAGCTCTTCGAATTTCCTCCATTATGTTTCACCCGTACGTCAAGCTGCAAGTCCTTcaaacaagaaaaaacaacacaaatcaatggaaaaa atcCTCGAAAATGTGATAAGCCAGCAAGCAATTAACAATGCCACATGGTGCAGAGGAAACAACACCTTCATCCAGGTCACGTTTTCCGTGGAGTCGAATGAGGACTGCGACAAAATCCTGAAGGAACTCCAGGAACAcggaattggaaaaaaatttaattccgtCGTCAGCGTCATTCCGTGTACCGTTCATTTTCACTCCAGTCCCAACAACACGGATCCGGAGAATGAAGAAAGTTGTTCTGA GTCATACAAGGAACACACCACAGCTTGGAACCGATTCGTTTCATCCGTCAGGTCCAGATTAGCAGTGGCCCATGTTGTGGAAAACGTCAAGCATCATGCCGCTTTAACTTTCGATTTCATTTGTCTTATTTTGATTTCCAC gaCGATGTGTGCTATTGGACTAACCGAGAACAGCAATGTTTATCTCATGTCCAGTGTTTTAATCTGTCCAATGATG GGGCCTGTGATGGCCACCACTTTTGGGTCGGTGATACAAGATAGAGGACTGCAAAAAATTGGAGTCCAAAACGAATTACTCGGCCTTGGAATAGCGATGATCGTCGGTTTCTGTTACGGATCAGTTATATGCATTATAACAGACAAATACGGAACTCAGGGGTGGCCTACCTATGAAATGATATCTAG GGGCGAATTACGATCTTTATGGGTTGGATGTTTGATTGCTCTAATTTCTGGAGCAGCTGTAGCACTTGGCATCTTGAGTGATAATATTGCCTCTCTTGTAGGCGTAGCAATTTCCACATCTTTGATGCCTCCTGCTGTAAACGCA GGGCTCTTATGGTCAATGGCttctgtttattatataaaaggtGACGAAAGTACCAGATACTCCTCGTTATCATTCATAAGCCAATATTCGGATAATAAGGCCTTGGAATTGTTAGCACTAGCTGGTGTTAGTGTATGTTTTACAATCGTAAATATCGTTTGCATTTATTTAGCAGGAatcttagtatttaaa ATAAAAGAAGTAGCGCCTATAGCTTCAAGAGATCATCATCGCAGAAGATTTTGGAATcatgatataaaaatagcaAGAGACTTTAACAAGATAGATTGCCAAGACTCTCAGCATTTATACGACACGTTATACAAGGCGAATTTAAATGAGAACGATTGTCTTTGCCACTCCACAGATTTGGCACacgaaaactttaaaatcaatataaaaagacCAGAATATACTTGGTCACCCTGCATGCCGATTACTAAGAGACAATCGAAAGACTTTTGGGAAAATCGGACCGGCCCAGTTAGGTTTAAAAACACGCCGAAGTATAGGAGGTTGTCTCAGATTTTCAATCAAAATAATGCTGATtcggataaatttaatattagttctcaaacaaatgaaaaaactcCATTACTTGGAGATGGTGGTGAATGCAGTTCTAGAAGCAAaagttttttaactaaaaccaAGGAATTTATTGTTACACCTTGTGATGAGGGTGCTCtgaatgtttaa